In the genome of Nocardia sp. NBC_00416, one region contains:
- a CDS encoding DUF397 domain-containing protein — translation MSIGNGTNVDLSGARWLNGGTGEGVDTPGSHNVEIAMLADGHVGMRDGKNPDGPVLVFTPGEWAAFTAGVRDGEFDRP, via the coding sequence ATGAGCATCGGCAACGGTACGAATGTGGACCTGTCCGGCGCCCGGTGGCTGAACGGCGGGACCGGAGAAGGTGTCGACACGCCGGGATCGCACAATGTCGAGATCGCGATGCTCGCCGACGGCCATGTCGGAATGCGGGACGGCAAGAACCCCGACGGGCCGGTGCTGGTCTTCACCCCGGGCGAATGGGCGGCCTTCACGGCCGGGGTCCGCGATGGTGAGTTCGACCGGCCGTAA